The sequence below is a genomic window from Phyllostomus discolor isolate MPI-MPIP mPhyDis1 chromosome 11, mPhyDis1.pri.v3, whole genome shotgun sequence.
TCCGTGCTGTCTCAGGCCTGACTGGTTCCTGAGTCAGTCTTAACCAAGGTAAAGTAGGCGAGGAGCTGAGTGTTGCAAAGGAATGGCCACCCGCCTAGAAGCTGAGGATTCAGAGGAGCAAGGTGAATTGGCCCAAACGGACATCAGCGCTACGGCCGACCTTTCCAGTGAGACCATCCCGTCCTTCACTGAGGAGGTACAGAGTTCCTGTTCATTGAGTTCCTGCAGACGACTGCAGCCCAGGTCCCAGGACTCTGGGAGCAGGCCTGGGAGTGCCAAGTCGACCACATGCTGGGAATATCAAGACAAACCATCTGAACTTTCAGAAAGGAGGTTTAGTTGGAAAAGGATCAACTACCTCAAGAGCAAAGAAACTAACTGTGGACGGTACCAACCAGACACTAAACTTCTTCAAACAGAAATCACTGCGGTATCTGATGAACAATTGAATGCCCTGCAGTCCTTTTGCACCAGTAAGGTAAACCTGATCCATCACAGAACAACCtctaaggagaagaaaagcagcaGACATAAAAAGCTGCCGCATAGCTTGGATGCAGAGGCTTTAGACATAGGGGCCTTAAACTGTGCCGTCCCTGATGAGCTTATGAACagaatctgtttaaaaaacatgATGGCAACACTGAAGCAGGTGGCCACGGCTAAGCAACACATTTCTTCCAGGTGTCCGAACTGTAACAGAAAAAGAGCAGAATTGGCTCAATCTGCCTTCCTGAAACGAAAGAAGACTTTACTGGAGTCATTTCTACTCCAAGAGAAAATAGATGAACATCTTCATACCCAAGACTTTCTTACCCTTATTGGAGAAGCACACCAGGGCCTTCCCAGGCTTTCAGATGACCCCAGAATGGTCTGGAAAAGACTGAAGGAGAAAAGTCAGAAGAGATACTCTGGGTTTGGAAGGTCAGATACAGAACAGAAGATGTAGCAGAATGGAAATAGCGCTTGGCATTCTAATAGTGCTTTTGCTCTGTCACTTCTCACACCTCTTATTCTAACCAAACAGGAGATGCTGTTTACTAATGATAATGTATAATGTGGATAGATGTTTTTGTTGTGTATTTGAGTAATTATCATTTCTACAGGCTGTCTGGAAACTAACTTAAAACTTTATTATGCTTCTTTCATGGATCCGAGGACTAAAAACTTCCAAACCAGCATCTTTTCAGGGAGATCCTGGTGGTTTGGACTAGTGTTTTGAGAATACAGATAGAAACATGGAAATGTAAGAGATACTTAGAGAGGTAATCATTGACTGTCTTGGTGAAGAAATGGATATGGGTATTTAATGAAAGGTAAATACTGAGAGTGTTACTAAGTTTCTGACTTCTGTACTTGAATAGATAATAATTTCACTAAATTACATACAGAAATATTGGCAAGGATCATGTTTGATAAGACTGATTAAGAGTGATTATTTGAACATGATTGTTTCGAGGTATATTGGAGGCATCCCCTTTGAGAGGTTGAGAAAGTTTTGGTTATTTGTGCTCACAGTCTGCAGATTTGAAGTAAAGGGAAAGGGCCACAGATCATTGGCATGTAGTTGGAAACTGAAGACATAGACGTGGTAAGCTGTTCTGGAAGAGGAGAGGGTGAGAACAAGAGGTATGGCCAGCTTCTGAGAGATTCCACAGTTAGTGGCTGGATGGAGGAGAACAAGCCAGCAGAGAGAAGAAATTGTCATAAAATCATAAAACCAGGAACTTGTAGTGCCGCAGacagcaaagaaagaatatttcaagAAGGAGGGGTTTCATGAGCACACAAATGCCATAGAGAGTTCATGTGAGAGGCTGTAGTCATGTCTTGGGCTCTGGTTACCTTAGCAACAGCTGCTCTACTTACAGAAATTAGCCAGACAGGCAAAGTGTGTTGAGGAACAAATGTAAGGAAATGAAGGGTGTGAATATAGACTACTTCTCGAAGTTCAGCTGTGGAAGAGAGTGAGGAAGCTGGAGGTATATGTATAATTGAGGGAAGAATGCCCTAATAAattatctaaaaaattattttggtcatAAAGAGTTTATAAAACTTCTTTTGTCCATTCTGATTTCCATTCTGATGAAACAGTATTATCCCCTGAAAATAGTTATTGGGGAAAATGTTAGCTAGCATTctgagaaattatatttatttttcataaaaatataaatcctaTAATTTGTGACAATACCTAGAAgtcatttttctacatgtttaACACCTAAGCTATCATGgccaaaaaagaaatttgtaaaaatcagcataaaattgtatttataacaTATTCCAATACCACTGTTTGATTTTAGATGTTCATTTATGTATAAAGATATTCCTTCTCCTCTACAATTTATTGCATTTCTTAACTcattcttaaataaaatggaaaccaaaTCATTAACATTTGCATAATAACTTTCTGTTTGAAATACACATTGTGTCATATTTTATCTTTGGCATCTCCATGTAGTCACATTTCACATAATCAAAATtctgaataattttccatttagAATCCCCCCATTAAAGGTCATAATCCACCCATGTGGTTAACTAAGCTAGAAATCATAGAAtcatcttttgttttcctctctgtaaCTCAAACCCTAAGCTATTTTTCAGCAAGACCATTAGATCTTTCTTCTTCAGTATCTCCTGACCATAACTTCTTATTTCCAGCTCATTGCCACCTGCTTCCGCATCTCAGCCCTCCCACTCAGCGCTTCTCCATATAGTTCTCAGCATTATCTTTCCAATGTACACATCCGTTCAATTAATTCCCTtgactgaaaaaatttaaatgactaaTCAGTGCATCAGAATAGTTTAAATTGATCGAGGCTACATATTAAGGCCCAATTTACCTATATAATCTCATCTTCTATTCTCCCCACCCTTCTATAAGCTTCTCTACCAAGACTTGCAATTCCCTGAGCTCATTATGGTTTACAAGTACACATTTGTTTTGCTAAAATTCTCCTAACTGCCTTTTCCAGCTGCTGtgctcttttccccttcctcatGCTCCGCTCTCCtactctctctcctcttccttatttagttttaaatgtcactataaaataagtaatatatttaCATGGCTCAAAAATCCAAAGGATATTACAGAATTGGTGTGAAAAGCTGCCCTTCCACTCTGGTTCCAACCGACTTCATTCTAAGCTGGCCTGTCGCACCCCTACTCCGCTAGGGTTAACATTTGCTTGATCGTGGGGGAAGTTGGGTATCCTGGGATAACAGCGCAGGCAGGGGCAATGCAGGGAACTGGGGAGCGGCTACTTACCAACGGGGGCAGAATATTTGTGTTGCAAGTAGTACAACCAAATTAGTGTATGTGGCTAGCTATGCATGTAGCTCATAAGAGGCCACTTATATGAGTTTCTCATGTATTTTTCCAGTGTTTCTTTATACAAATACAAACACTAAAGATAATTCAGTATGTACTCTCTTTGGtacctttttgtttttgctatttttttcttgtgataaaaatatatatgtgataaaatacacataatacataaaatatatatacctatataaaataaaatttgccattttagtCATTGCTACTATTCAGTGTTATTGAATAGGGCTGTGAATTGTACTATCAGTGGTAATAATTACATTTACTATGTTGTGCAACTGTTACTACTATTTCCAAAACTTTCCATTACCCGAAAGAGAAACTCTTGATTCATGAAGCAATAATTCCCCACTCATCTCCTTCCCAGATCTTACCAAGCTCAAATGTActgtttatctttatttatttgcttattctagatattcatataagtggaatcataatatttgttctttgtgtCTTGCTTATTTTattgcatactgttttcaaaatttattcatgttgtagcatgtatcagaatgtCGTCCcctttgtggctgaataatatttctttgtgtgtattaacattgttcattgatttgtgaTGGGtcctttgattttactttttggttattgtgaacagtgctgctatgagcattagCAGACATGTTCTGAgcaactgcttttttaaaaagattttatttattttttttagagagggaagggagggagagagagagagagagagagagagagagagagagagagagagagaaatgtcaatgtgcggttgctgggggttatggcctgcaa
It includes:
- the C11H8orf48 gene encoding uncharacterized protein C8orf48 homolog — encoded protein: MATRLEAEDSEEQGELAQTDISATADLSSETIPSFTEEVQSSCSLSSCRRLQPRSQDSGSRPGSAKSTTCWEYQDKPSELSERRFSWKRINYLKSKETNCGRYQPDTKLLQTEITAVSDEQLNALQSFCTSKVNLIHHRTTSKEKKSSRHKKLPHSLDAEALDIGALNCAVPDELMNRICLKNMMATLKQVATAKQHISSRCPNCNRKRAELAQSAFLKRKKTLLESFLLQEKIDEHLHTQDFLTLIGEAHQGLPRLSDDPRMVWKRLKEKSQKRYSGFGRSDTEQKM